From Candidatus Zixiibacteriota bacterium, one genomic window encodes:
- a CDS encoding TIGR04053 family radical SAM/SPASM domain-containing protein, with protein sequence MSWHVSCGCRYGVDFDHRPFTVVWETTQACDLRCLHCRAEAIPARNPGELTADEARRLVDGIREFGRPYPIFVLTGGDPLKRPDLCEIVAYASEKGVRVAMTPSATPLVTRQKIKDLAGAGLVRLAVSLDGKDAAAHDGFRGVEGSFRLTRTIIDWCRELGLETQIHTTVTRHNFEDLPAIAELIAPWGIKLWALFCLIAVGRAARPEIRRLNISARDFEALFHRLYDLLKTAPYDITPREGYHFRRVLLQRRAAELGVPAQHLVQEAAQRSLRPSDLAPPVSAPKIVRAPLGVNDGRGVVFVSYRGDVQPSGFLPLVGGNVRERSLAEIYRSSPLFVRVRDFSRLKGKCGACEFKTICGGSRSRAYALTGDEMESDPYCVYQPPQWKSRVPRGPVAASR encoded by the coding sequence TTGAGCTGGCACGTTTCGTGCGGCTGTCGTTACGGCGTGGATTTCGATCACCGCCCGTTCACGGTGGTGTGGGAGACGACCCAGGCCTGTGACCTGCGGTGTCTTCACTGCCGCGCGGAAGCCATTCCGGCCCGCAATCCCGGGGAGCTGACCGCCGACGAAGCACGGCGGCTGGTGGACGGCATCAGGGAATTCGGCCGGCCGTATCCCATCTTCGTTTTGACGGGAGGAGATCCGCTGAAGCGGCCCGATCTCTGCGAGATCGTCGCGTACGCTTCGGAAAAAGGCGTGCGGGTCGCGATGACGCCTTCGGCCACGCCGCTGGTGACACGCCAGAAGATAAAGGACCTGGCCGGTGCGGGGCTGGTTCGCCTGGCCGTGAGCCTGGATGGCAAGGATGCGGCCGCTCACGACGGTTTTCGCGGCGTTGAAGGCTCATTCCGCCTCACGCGGACGATCATCGACTGGTGCCGGGAGCTCGGGCTCGAGACCCAGATCCACACCACCGTCACCCGGCACAACTTCGAGGACCTGCCCGCGATCGCCGAGCTGATTGCTCCGTGGGGGATCAAGCTGTGGGCGCTGTTTTGCTTGATCGCCGTCGGGCGCGCCGCCCGTCCCGAGATCCGCAGGTTGAACATCAGCGCGCGCGATTTCGAAGCGCTGTTTCACCGCCTTTACGATTTGCTGAAAACCGCCCCTTACGACATCACGCCGCGCGAGGGCTACCATTTCAGGCGCGTCCTGCTGCAGAGAAGAGCGGCGGAGCTGGGCGTCCCCGCTCAGCACCTCGTCCAGGAGGCCGCGCAGCGCTCCTTGAGGCCGTCGGATCTCGCGCCTCCCGTGAGCGCCCCGAAGATCGTGCGCGCTCCCCTAGGCGTCAACGACGGGCGGGGAGTGGTCTTCGTCTCGTACAGGGGCGACGTGCAGCCGAGCGGCTTCCTGCCTCTGGTCGGCGGCAACGTCCGCGAGCGTTCCCTGGCGGAAATCTATCGCAGCTCGCCGCTCTTCGTCCGGGTGCGGGACTTTTCCCGGCTCAAGGGAAAATGCGGCGCTTGCGAGTTCAAGACGATTTGCGGCGGCAGCCGTTCCCGGGCGTACGCCCTGACCGGCGACGAGATGGAGAGCGATCCTTACTGCGTCTATCAGCCGCCGCAGTGGAAATCCCGCGTGCCGCGCGGGCCGGTCGCGGCCTCTCGCTGA